A genome region from Chryseobacterium sp. G0186 includes the following:
- a CDS encoding LacI family DNA-binding transcriptional regulator, producing the protein MKRITIKDLSKFLSLSTSTISRALLNDKNVNEETRKRVLDAAHTLGYKPNLTALSLQSGHSKTIGVVVPEMITPFSARVLKGIQNILYPIGYRIIITQSDEDPMIERKNLQLLEEFNVDAIIINLCHETQNNDVYQSIMDLGIPLVFFDRIPHKSLDVSKVIVNDYITASLMVEYLIKTGRKRIVHIMGPSTIRNVTERMNGYKRILMKYNIFDENLIIQTNGMTFQDGKDTIKQLLNRNIEFDSIFAFSDTLAMGAMHYLLEQKIRIPEDVAIASFSGTELSSMVYPQLTSVQQPLEKMGEIAAELALEKIKDNSMPSRSIMLDAELVYRAST; encoded by the coding sequence ATGAAACGTATTACCATTAAAGATTTGTCTAAATTTTTGTCATTATCTACCTCTACGATCTCCAGAGCTCTTCTAAATGATAAAAATGTAAATGAAGAAACAAGAAAACGGGTATTGGATGCAGCCCATACATTGGGTTATAAACCCAACCTTACTGCCTTAAGTCTGCAATCCGGACACTCCAAAACCATAGGAGTTGTTGTCCCTGAAATGATCACCCCGTTTTCAGCGAGAGTTCTTAAGGGAATTCAGAATATACTTTATCCTATTGGGTATAGGATTATCATCACCCAGTCGGATGAAGATCCGATGATAGAAAGAAAGAATCTACAACTTTTGGAGGAGTTTAATGTGGATGCCATTATTATCAATCTCTGTCATGAAACCCAAAACAACGATGTGTATCAGTCTATTATGGACCTGGGAATCCCTTTAGTATTCTTTGACAGGATCCCTCATAAATCCTTAGATGTTTCGAAAGTAATTGTTAATGACTACATTACAGCATCATTAATGGTAGAATACTTAATTAAAACCGGGAGAAAAAGAATTGTTCATATCATGGGACCTTCAACAATCCGGAATGTTACAGAAAGAATGAATGGATACAAGCGTATTCTCATGAAGTATAATATTTTTGATGAAAACCTCATCATACAGACCAATGGAATGACTTTTCAGGATGGAAAAGATACCATCAAGCAGCTATTAAATAGAAATATAGAATTTGACAGCATCTTTGCATTTAGTGATACCTTAGCAATGGGTGCCATGCATTATCTTCTTGAACAAAAGATAAGAATACCTGAAGATGTAGCGATTGCCAGTTTTTCCGGAACCGAATTATCCTCCATGGTGTATCCCCAATTAACCAGTGTACAGCAGCCATTGGAAAAAATGGGGGAAATAGCCGCAGAACTTGCACTGGAAAAGATCAAAGACAATTCAATGCCTAGCCGATCTATTATGTTGGATGCAGAATTGGTGTACAGAGCTTCAACCTAA